Proteins encoded in a region of the Mycobacterium branderi genome:
- a CDS encoding competence/damage-inducible protein A — MSTRAGIVVTGTEVLTGRVQDRNGPWIADRLLELGVELAHITICGDRPADIEAQLRFMADQGVDLIITSGGLGPTADDMTVAIVAQFCGRELVLDAELEGKIAAILKSLMARIGGDFDAVRAANRKQAMVPAGAVVLDPVGTAPGVVVPGKPTVVVLPGPPRELQPMWRTAMQTPAVQDAIAGRTVYRQEMLRMFGLPESGLAESLRDAEERLPGFGSLEITTCLRRGEVEMVTRYEPDAAGVYQRLVELLREKHGEHIFSEDGSSVDDLVAQLLSGRRIATAESCTAGLLAARLTDRPGSSDYVAGGVVAYANEAKTDVLGVDSALIEAHGAVSEPVAEAMAAGALRRFGADTAVAITGIAGPGGGTEDKPVGTVCFTVALADGQSLTRTLRLPGNRADIRERSTTVAMHMLRRVLSGGPPN, encoded by the coding sequence GGAGCTGGGCGTCGAGCTCGCGCACATCACGATCTGCGGCGACCGCCCAGCCGACATCGAGGCGCAGCTGCGGTTCATGGCCGATCAAGGCGTGGACCTGATCATCACCAGCGGCGGACTGGGCCCGACGGCCGACGACATGACGGTCGCGATCGTGGCACAGTTCTGCGGGCGAGAGCTGGTGTTGGACGCCGAGCTGGAAGGCAAGATCGCCGCAATCCTCAAGTCGTTGATGGCCCGCATCGGCGGCGACTTCGACGCGGTGCGGGCGGCCAACCGCAAGCAGGCGATGGTTCCGGCCGGAGCGGTGGTGCTCGACCCGGTGGGAACAGCGCCGGGCGTCGTCGTTCCCGGCAAGCCGACGGTGGTGGTGCTGCCCGGCCCGCCGCGCGAGCTGCAGCCGATGTGGCGCACCGCGATGCAGACGCCGGCCGTCCAGGACGCGATTGCGGGGCGGACGGTGTATCGCCAGGAGATGCTACGGATGTTCGGCCTGCCGGAGTCCGGACTGGCCGAGAGCCTGCGCGACGCCGAGGAGCGCCTGCCCGGTTTCGGGTCGCTGGAGATCACCACCTGCCTGCGGCGCGGCGAAGTCGAAATGGTCACCCGCTACGAGCCCGACGCCGCCGGCGTGTATCAGCGGCTGGTGGAGCTGTTGCGCGAAAAGCATGGGGAGCACATCTTTTCCGAAGATGGCTCGTCCGTGGATGATCTGGTGGCCCAGCTGTTGAGTGGCCGTCGGATCGCGACCGCGGAGTCATGCACCGCCGGGCTGTTGGCGGCGCGGCTGACCGACCGGCCGGGTTCGTCGGACTACGTCGCGGGTGGGGTGGTGGCGTATGCCAACGAGGCGAAAACCGATGTGCTGGGCGTGGATTCGGCGTTAATCGAAGCCCACGGCGCGGTCTCCGAACCGGTGGCCGAGGCGATGGCCGCGGGCGCACTGCGCCGCTTCGGCGCTGACACTGCCGTCGCGATCACCGGAATCGCCGGTCCCGGCGGGGGAACCGAGGACAAGCCGGTCGGCACGGTGTGCTTCACAGTGGCGCTGGCGGATGGGCAGTCGCTGACCCGCACGCTCCGGTTGCCCGGTAACCGTGCCGACATTCGGGAGCGCTCGACGACGGTGGCGATGCACATGCTGCGCCGGGTGCTGAGCGGCGGCCCACCGAACTGA